Part of the Denticeps clupeoides chromosome 3, fDenClu1.1, whole genome shotgun sequence genome, CTGGGAGAAGCATATGCCAGCCGGTTTTACTTGTATTTGATGCAGATTTGCTTGATTCTTTGTCGGCCGTAGCTGTATAAGTTAGTGATTTTGAAGGAACCGCTGCATTTTAGTGTCTTGAATCAAGCGTGGACACTCGTTTACTTTTTATAGCAACTGTGTTTAGCAAGTAGCATTAATAACACTGGCAGTGAATTTGGACAGTTTTTTTCCTTTAGTAAATAATGGGTGatgggtggtgggttaaatgcagagaaagtatgtcattgtgtcacagtgtgctgtgctttctgtgCATCAGTCATTCATAtcttaatttgttttaatgatctgacacaataaaaaagaaattagaCACCAGGTCTAAGAGGAATCCAGTCATAAGAGTAATAGCGCCATTGAACATGGTTGTCTTTTTGGATATAAAATGCTTGTTTTGAAATGTTCCACCTTCTCCTTTTAGGCAAAGTAGTCATTGTGGGAATGGaagaaataaaatcaatttgatttgtcatttcgttgtgtcatcgtgcagtgtgctgtgtatcacaatgacaatcacttcactttcactttcaggcaAAGTAGCCAATGGAAGCCAATGGAATGGaagaaataaaatcaatttGATTTATCATGACTGCAACAAACACTGACCTTAAATGGTACAGTCTCCCCACAATTTGTCTCGATCGTAGTTGGCCGTGGTGGCGCACCACAGGGTGTCGTGACCGGAATAGGTGCATGACGTGTACAAATTCTCCTTATACTGGAATGGGAAGAGGCATGGAGCCCCATTGGCATTTCCACCTGTGGTTGGTTTACCTGGAAAGAGGGTATTTCATGTTTTCAGTGATCGCATGGCAGAAGAAGACGCAATTGCTCGACTTATGAACACAGGGATTTAGTACAAAATAgacatgacacacaaacacacaacacaaaataaaatactcaGTAACTGGCCGAGGACAAGACACAGAAAGaatacattcatacacatgATAACAGAGGAacacaatcaggtaatcaggggcacacaacagtgaacatgaaactctggtccagaACACCCCGAAATGTCAGGACTTGACAGGTGTTACATATGAGGACAAACAAATGTGGCCCTGTGTCATTGCCAATTGGATTTTGTTTCAGAATGTTCTGATTATTGCCCTGCATCAAACAAGGAGAGAACCAAAATCACTAAAACTTAGTTGAGTAGGACAGTAGGGTGCAAAGGGAATAGCGATGTACCCATCATGTGGAGAACAACCAGTATTTAGGtttagggtaaaaaaaaatttctcatAGGAACATAagattttgacattttatttcttttaatgaataaaatcatCGCTttagaaatgcattttgtgttgaCTTGTGTTATATTTGTCCAGTGGCGGGGCGGTGGTGGTCTAGCGTGTAAAGAATCAGACTCATAATTGAAGGGGAATCTGGTCATCAGACTAAAATGACCATTGTACATGGTTGTGTTTTTGGATATGAAATGCTTGTTTTGAAATCTTACACTTTCTCCTTTCAAGCAAAGTAGCCAttgtgggaatggaggaaataAAATCAATTTGATTTGTCATGACTGCAACAAACACTGACCGTAAACGGGACAGTCTCCCCACAATTTGTCTCGATCGTAGTTGGCCGTGGTGGCGCACCACAGGGCGTTGTGATCGGCATAGGTGCATGACGTGTACAAATTCTCCTTATACTGGAATGGGAAGAGGCATGGAGCACCATTGGCATTTCCATGTATGGTGTGTTTACCTAGAAAGAGGGGATTTACATGTTGTCAGTGATCGCATGGCAGAAAAAGACACAATTTGAACACAGGGATTTAGTACAAAATAgacatgacacacaaacacacaacacataataAAATACTTAATAACTGGTCGAGGACAAGACACAGaaagaatacatttatacacatgataACAGAGGAACACAATCTGGTAATCAGGGGCACACAAcagtgaacatgaaactctgatCCAGAACACCCCGAAATGTCAGGACTTGACAGGTGTTACATATGAGGACAAAcaaatgtgtctctgtgtcatTGCCACTTGGATCTAATTGAGCACATAGGCAAGagacttttatatattttagggctgcaacaacgaatcgattgaatcgataaaaatcgattactaaaagagttggcaacgaatttcctaatcaattcgttatgtcgcgcgacgcggagatgtttgattattaaaaaaaaaagtttatttgagcgcggagttAACACATttggtctctctcgcgcacagatgctagcagagtttggcgcctcatacagcgcggagcaaaaaaaaaacaagcggaggtagaggaaatgtacatggcggaggcagagaaatctgcgcgaaaatatgcaaaagcgacatggcacggcacggaagcaccacggcaatgatccagcacctgaaacgcaaacatgttgtaatgtttgaggaggaagaagggagttcagcagcaggggagaactagacggggacttacagcgccacctacaggtgtggaggggggatgaaacagcgttcggactgttctctgcgtggacgactcgcctattgtgtccctgagcaagacacttaaccctaagttgctccagggggactgtccctgtaactactgattgtcgttctggataagggcgtctggtaaatgctgtaaatgtaaatgtttacccgtcatccagcttgacaggcatgacaagttagcgttagcgcgttaataacagtagtaaagcaggggtgctatagttactatAGTgcaagacatgtttttattcacaagccttttttggaccattcatttttcaatctgttgtcatgtatagctacactgcaaaaaaagcttttcttacttagtaattttgtctcgtttccagtccaaatatctaaaaaatcttaaatcaagattaatagacaagaaaaatggcatgagaaaattaagtgatgcttaaaatttctgtttgagattatatctcattaagattagttttcttaccccattggcagataattttgcttgttttaaacaaacaatcacttaattctgagatgttttatcagaaaacaagacatcatttcttatgctatttcatgtgtctagtaaatgtatcttgatttaagattttttagagatttggactgaaatcaggacaaaactactaagttagaaaagcattttttgcagtgtgtgtgtgtgtgtcagtgtgagagtttgtgagtgtgtgcgtctgcgagtgtgcatctgtagtgtagtgtagagaacaagttctgacattcaaacaaatcctgttaaattttctgatttgtattgttctttatttttttatattatttttttatttattaacttatttatgattctggcagctcaggtggcactttatttaaaaaaaaaagtctatatttgctgttgtaaagcatacatgtgtatgtttttttttgttagtccatttttatttcattttattattattataacagctcaaggagcaacatgtttgtgcactttctaaagattttggttctgtttttgaaaggggttggaaatgaatgcgtttcttgttttttgtttttttatcagattatacgattaatcaaaaataatCGACaaattaatcgattattaaaataatcgttagttgcagccctaatatatTTCAGATAGCAACATGTTATTTAATCTAAAGTGATGCAGTGAAGATGTTCCCATTTCTTAAACAATTATGTTAGAACATGTCccacattcattaaaaaacataacattctTTTAGAATGTTCTGATTATTGCCCTGCATCAAACAAAGAGAGCACTGAAATCTCTAAAACTGAGTTGAGTAGGACAGTACGGTGCAAAGGGATTAGCAATGTACCCATCATTTGGAGACAGTGTGATGACGAATCAGTAATTAGGTTTAGGaggcaattatttttttcttattggaatATGGGATttggacagttttttttattttaataaataaaatcatcaCCTTAGAAATGCCTTTTGTGTTACCTTGTGTTATATTTGTCTAGTGGTAGGGTGGTGGTAGACTAGCGGCTAAAGAAGTGAACTCATAATTGATCGGTTCTGGGTTTAATTCTCGAACctccaaggtgcaactgagcaatgTACCGTCACTAAAGagtgctcccctggcgcctgtcatggctgcccactgcaaactaagtgtggtgggttaaatgcagagacacaTGTCATTGTTTTACAGTCTGCTGTTCGTCTTTCACTTCATATGTAAACCTGTTTTTGGTGATCTCACACATTCAAGTTTGACAACCATCCAAAAAAATGAGACACCAGGTTTAAGAAGAATTCAGTTATCAGAGTAAAATGAATATTGAACATAGTTGTCTTTTTGGATATGAAATGGTTGTTTTGAAATGTTACACCTTCTCCtttctgtggtggcctagtggttaagcaagcggccctgtaatcagaaggttgctggttcaaatcccgatccgccaaggtaccactgaggtgccactgaacaaagcactgtccccacacactgctccccgggcgcctgtcatggccgcccactgctcaccaagggtgatgggttaaaagcagaggacacatttcgttgtgtcatcgtgtggtgtgctgtgtatcacaatgacaatcacttcactttcaggcaAAGTAGACATTGTGGGAATGGaagaaataaaatcaatttGATTTGTCATGACTGCAAAAAACACTGACCGTAGTTGGAACAGTGTCCCCACAATTCGTCTTGATCATAGTTGGCTGTGGTGGCGCACCACAGGGCTTTGTGATTGATATCAGTGCATGACGTGTACAAATTCTTCTTATACTGGAATGGGAAGACGCATCGAGCCCCATTGGCATTTCCACCTGTGGTCGGTTTACCTGGAAAGAAGGGATTTCATGTTGTCAAGGATCGCATGGCAGGAAAGGACCCAAGACACAGcaagaatacatttatacacatgataACAGAGGAacacaatcaggtaatcaggggcacacaacagtgaacatgaaactctggtccagaAGACCCCGAAATGTCAGGACTTGACATGTGTTACATATGAGGACAAACAAATGTGGCTCTGTGTCATTGTCACTTGGATCTAAATAAGCACATAAGCAAAatacttttatatatttcagCTAGCAACATGTTATTTAATCTAAAGTGATGCAGTGAAGATGTTCCCATTTCTTAAACAACCATATTAGATCATGTCCCACATTTGTTAAAATGACATCACTTTGTTTCAGAATGTTCTGATTATTGCCCTGCATAAAACAAGGAGAGCACCAAAATCACTAAAACTGAGTTGAGTAGGACAGTAGGGTGCAAAGGGAATAGCGATGTACCCATCATGTGGAGAACAACCAGTAATTAGGtttagggtaaaaaaaaaatttctcatAGGAACATAagattttgacattttatttattttaatgaataaaatcattgctttagaaatgcattttttttgttgactttatatttgttatatttgtcCAGTGGCGGGGCGGTGGTGGTCTAGCGTGCAAAGAATCAGACTCATAATTGAAGGGGAATCTGGTC contains:
- the LOC114785838 gene encoding matrix metalloproteinase-9-like, encoding MIKTWVLPPRGCTKTFITMDALRLPCLLLVLLMVHSATMQFSSKPTIHGNANGAPCLFPFHYKGNLYTSCTYADHNALWCATTANYDRDKLWGDCPIYGKPTTGGNANGARCVFPFQYKKNLYTSCTDINHKALWCATTANYDQDELWGHCSNYGKHTIHGNANGAPCLFPFQYKENLYTSCTYADHNALWCATTANYDRDKLWGDCPVYGKPTTGGNANGAPCLFPFQYKENLYTSCTYSGHDTLWCATTANYDRDKLWGDCTI